One window from the genome of Magnetovibrio sp. encodes:
- a CDS encoding NADH:ubiquinone oxidoreductase subunit NDUFA12 gives MDIGSIGTHLYTMLSGEQVGSDEFGNKYYRNKTKLNGRERRWVIFKGKKEASKIPPEWHAWIHHTTDAPLSEAAAQPEDWQAQHIPNLTGTLNAYRPQGSDQHGGKRAASSADYESWSP, from the coding sequence ATGGATATCGGCAGTATCGGCACGCACCTTTACACCATGCTCAGCGGCGAGCAGGTGGGTTCCGACGAATTCGGCAACAAGTATTATCGCAACAAGACCAAGCTCAATGGTCGCGAGCGGCGCTGGGTGATTTTCAAAGGCAAGAAAGAGGCGTCGAAAATTCCGCCCGAATGGCATGCCTGGATTCATCACACCACCGATGCGCCCTTGTCCGAAGCTGCGGCCCAGCCCGAAGACTGGCAGGCGCAGCACATTCCCAATTTAACGGGTACGCTCAACGCCTATCGTCCCCAAGGCAGCGACCAGCACGGTGGCAAGCGTGCCGCCAGCAGCGCCGATTACGAATCCTGGTCGCCGTGA
- a CDS encoding MlaD family protein: MRNNDNRDALVGGLVMVVVAALFAFSYGGKDLSAQANVGSYPVTAVFNRVDGLFEGDEVRLGGIRIGTVGAQRLDDNFRAVVTLNIANAVKLPTDSAAAIHTDGLFGSKFVVMEPGVEEKNLQAGDDIEYTQGAVIVGELLNLIIEEGRARKGQNNPEQANTPQEQGN, encoded by the coding sequence ATGCGCAACAATGACAATCGCGACGCGCTGGTGGGCGGGCTGGTGATGGTGGTCGTGGCCGCGCTGTTCGCTTTTTCCTATGGCGGCAAGGATCTCAGCGCCCAGGCCAACGTCGGTAGCTATCCGGTCACCGCGGTGTTCAATCGCGTCGACGGCTTGTTCGAAGGCGACGAAGTGCGCCTCGGCGGCATTCGCATCGGCACGGTCGGGGCGCAGCGGCTCGACGATAATTTTCGCGCCGTGGTGACGTTGAACATCGCCAACGCGGTGAAGTTGCCCACCGACAGCGCCGCAGCGATTCACACCGACGGTTTGTTCGGGTCCAAGTTCGTGGTGATGGAACCGGGCGTGGAAGAAAAAAATCTGCAAGCCGGCGATGACATCGAATACACCCAAGGCGCGGTGATCGTGGGCGAACTGTTGAACCTGATCATCGAAGAGGGCCGCGCGCGCAAAGGCCAAAACAACCCAGAGCAGGCGAACACGCCACAAGAGCAAGGAAACTGA
- a CDS encoding outer membrane lipid asymmetry maintenance protein MlaD, giving the protein MGRNAIETVMGAAVLLVAAVFVYFAYNTAQIKAVTGYEVSARFFKIGGLGKGSDVRISGIKVGTVVSNTLDPVTFDAIVTMSIRPDIKLSTDTVATIASSGMLGDKYVMLLPGEAPEKLGVGGMISKTKDFRSLEDQVGEIIFLATGGDEPAQ; this is encoded by the coding sequence ATGGGCCGCAATGCGATTGAAACCGTTATGGGCGCCGCCGTTTTGCTGGTGGCGGCCGTGTTCGTCTACTTCGCGTACAACACCGCTCAAATCAAGGCGGTGACGGGTTACGAAGTTTCGGCCCGGTTCTTCAAGATCGGCGGCTTGGGCAAGGGCTCGGACGTGCGCATCAGCGGCATCAAGGTCGGTACGGTGGTTTCCAACACCCTCGACCCGGTGACGTTCGACGCCATCGTGACGATGTCGATTCGCCCCGACATCAAGCTGTCTACCGACACCGTCGCGACCATCGCCTCGTCGGGTATGCTGGGTGACAAATACGTGATGCTGTTGCCGGGCGAAGCACCGGAGAAACTCGGCGTCGGCGGTATGATCAGCAAAACCAAGGATTTCCGTTCGCTCGAAGACCAGGTTGGCGAAATCATCTTCCTCGCAACCGGCGGCGACGAACCGGCCCAATAG
- a CDS encoding methyltransferase domain-containing protein translates to MIKAQQTWSPETYLRHGAFVSLLGEPVVQVLAPKAGEKILDLGCGEGILTEKIIASGADVLGMDNSADQIEGAQHRGLKVVCMDALEMKFDNEFDAVFSNAALHWMSPLSKVFENVFRALKPGGRFVAEMGGSGNIQTIRMALYNALMHRGIDPAQYDPWSYLGDSSAKAMLQRVGFETRSVTLIRRPTDLPGDIGPWLETFAGSFLQAVPEDQHPALIDEVRDTLQPTLFDPHNKWVADYVRLRFKAVKPA, encoded by the coding sequence ATGATCAAAGCGCAGCAAACATGGAGCCCTGAAACCTATCTTCGGCACGGGGCTTTCGTGTCGTTGTTGGGCGAGCCGGTGGTGCAGGTCCTTGCCCCCAAGGCGGGTGAGAAAATTCTCGACCTGGGCTGCGGCGAAGGCATCCTCACCGAGAAAATCATCGCCAGCGGGGCCGACGTTTTGGGCATGGACAACAGCGCCGACCAAATCGAAGGCGCGCAGCATCGCGGCTTGAAGGTCGTGTGCATGGATGCGCTGGAAATGAAATTCGACAACGAATTCGATGCGGTGTTTTCCAATGCGGCGCTGCATTGGATGAGCCCGCTGTCGAAGGTGTTCGAAAACGTTTTTCGTGCGCTCAAACCCGGCGGGCGGTTTGTCGCCGAAATGGGTGGGTCGGGCAACATTCAAACCATCCGCATGGCGCTCTACAACGCCTTGATGCATCGCGGCATCGATCCGGCGCAGTACGATCCGTGGTCGTACCTGGGTGACAGCTCGGCCAAGGCCATGCTGCAACGCGTCGGCTTCGAAACCCGTTCGGTTACGCTGATCCGTCGCCCCACCGACTTGCCGGGCGATATCGGTCCGTGGCTGGAAACGTTCGCCGGCAGCTTCTTGCAGGCCGTGCCCGAAGATCAGCATCCGGCACTGATCGACGAGGTTCGCGATACCTTACAGCCGACCTTGTTCGACCCCCATAACAAGTGGGTGGCCGATTACGTGCGTTTGCGGTTCAAAGCGGTGAAGCCTGCATGA
- a CDS encoding DUF2155 domain-containing protein, translating to MTKAMRNGLTVFALTVSAFGGAAMAEPYQTAVLQGLDKVTARVTTLQANLGEVVRFGTLEIIVRTCEKRPPEETPESAAFLDIWEVRPGEAAVGAFRGWMFASSPGLNALEHPVYDVWLKDCANKLSISDDTSATEGSVGN from the coding sequence ATGACAAAAGCAATGCGGAACGGTCTAACGGTTTTTGCTTTGACGGTGAGCGCCTTTGGCGGCGCGGCCATGGCTGAGCCTTATCAAACCGCCGTTTTGCAAGGCTTGGATAAAGTCACCGCGCGGGTCACCACCTTGCAAGCGAACCTGGGCGAGGTGGTTCGGTTCGGCACCTTGGAAATCATCGTGCGCACTTGCGAAAAACGCCCGCCCGAAGAAACGCCCGAAAGCGCGGCGTTTTTAGATATTTGGGAAGTGCGTCCGGGCGAAGCGGCGGTGGGCGCGTTTCGCGGCTGGATGTTCGCCTCGAGCCCCGGCCTCAATGCACTGGAGCACCCGGTCTACGACGTGTGGCTCAAGGATTGCGCGAACAAGCTTTCGATCTCCGACGACACTTCCGCAACGGAAGGATCGGTCGGGAACTGA
- the aat gene encoding leucyl/phenylalanyl-tRNA--protein transferase — protein MAARPIPGPHKLTPEILVRAYAAGVFPMSEARDDPTIFWVDPDMRGVLPLDGLHISKSLRKVLRREEFEVTADRAFADVIEACARPRPGQDGKMGTWINDEIIRAYVEMHDIGLAHSIECWQDGPGGKELVGGLYGISLKGAFMGESMFSTRTNASKVALVHLVARLRLGGFVLLDTQFITEHLLTMGGVEIAGQEYLDRLERAFTVDAQFPTDPSVAEVSSEIESLFAQSLSHTS, from the coding sequence ATGGCCGCACGCCCCATCCCCGGACCGCATAAACTGACGCCAGAAATCCTTGTGCGCGCCTATGCCGCGGGGGTGTTTCCGATGTCCGAGGCGCGCGACGACCCGACCATCTTTTGGGTCGACCCGGACATGCGCGGGGTGTTGCCGCTTGACGGACTGCACATTTCCAAATCGCTGCGCAAGGTTCTGCGCCGCGAAGAGTTCGAGGTCACCGCTGATCGCGCCTTCGCCGACGTCATCGAAGCCTGCGCCCGACCGCGTCCCGGCCAAGACGGCAAGATGGGAACCTGGATCAACGACGAGATCATCCGCGCCTACGTCGAAATGCACGACATCGGACTGGCCCATTCGATCGAATGTTGGCAGGACGGCCCCGGTGGCAAGGAACTGGTGGGCGGGCTGTACGGCATCAGCCTCAAGGGTGCGTTCATGGGTGAAAGCATGTTTTCGACCCGCACCAACGCCTCAAAGGTCGCGCTGGTGCATCTGGTGGCGCGGCTCAGGTTGGGCGGATTCGTGCTGCTCGACACCCAGTTCATCACCGAACATCTGCTCACCATGGGCGGGGTGGAAATCGCCGGTCAGGAGTATCTGGACCGTCTGGAACGCGCCTTCACCGTCGACGCTCAGTTCCCGACCGATCCTTCCGTTGCGGAAGTGTCGTCGGAGATCGAAAGCTTGTTCGCGCAATCCTTGAGCCACACGTCGTAG
- the accC gene encoding acetyl-CoA carboxylase biotin carboxylase subunit, which produces MFDKVLIANRGEIALRILRACHEMGIRTVAVHSTADESAMHVRLADEAVCIGPPAAKDSYLNIAAILSAAQISGADAIHPGYGFLSENAHFASMVEEHGFVFIGPTAEHITLMGDKIAAKEAVMKAGIPVVPGSDGGVGTYEEAVKVANDIGYPVIIKATAGGGGRGMKMAPTAADLELAYRSARSEAESAFGNGEVYIEKFLTKPRHIEIQVLADHYGNVVHLGERDCSLQRRHQKVLEEAPSPALNKEQREEIGAIAAEAVKKIGYRSAGTIEFLYEDGNFYFIEMNTRLQVEHPVTEMITRLDLVREMIRIAAGAPLGYTQEDIPFIGHAIECRINAEDPETFMPCPGKVGIYHAPGGLGVRVDSGLYTGYNVPPHYDSMIAKLIVHGTNRNECLMRLRRALSEYVIDGLKTTIPLHQRLVTAPDIVNGDYDIHWLEHFMEEGSD; this is translated from the coding sequence ATGTTCGACAAGGTCCTCATCGCCAACCGAGGTGAAATCGCCCTCCGCATTTTGCGCGCGTGCCACGAAATGGGCATTCGCACCGTCGCCGTGCACTCCACGGCGGACGAAAGCGCCATGCACGTGCGCCTTGCGGACGAAGCCGTATGCATCGGCCCGCCCGCGGCCAAAGACAGCTACCTCAACATCGCCGCCATTTTATCGGCGGCGCAGATTTCAGGCGCCGACGCGATCCACCCGGGCTACGGCTTTTTGTCGGAAAACGCCCACTTCGCATCGATGGTCGAAGAGCACGGTTTCGTCTTCATCGGCCCGACCGCCGAACACATCACCTTGATGGGCGACAAGATCGCCGCCAAGGAAGCGGTGATGAAAGCCGGCATCCCGGTGGTGCCCGGATCCGACGGCGGCGTCGGCACCTATGAAGAAGCGGTCAAGGTCGCCAACGACATCGGCTATCCGGTGATCATCAAAGCCACCGCCGGTGGCGGCGGCCGCGGCATGAAGATGGCCCCCACGGCGGCCGACCTGGAACTGGCCTATCGTTCCGCGCGCTCCGAGGCGGAAAGCGCGTTCGGCAACGGCGAGGTCTATATCGAAAAGTTCCTCACCAAGCCGCGCCACATCGAAATTCAGGTTCTCGCCGATCACTACGGCAACGTGGTGCATCTGGGTGAACGCGACTGTTCATTGCAGCGCCGTCACCAAAAGGTCTTGGAAGAAGCCCCCTCGCCCGCGCTGAACAAAGAACAGCGCGAAGAAATCGGCGCCATCGCCGCAGAGGCGGTCAAAAAAATCGGCTATCGCTCGGCCGGTACCATCGAGTTCCTGTACGAAGACGGCAATTTCTATTTCATTGAAATGAACACCCGTTTGCAGGTCGAACACCCGGTCACGGAAATGATCACGCGTCTCGACCTGGTTCGTGAAATGATCCGCATCGCCGCCGGTGCGCCGCTGGGCTACACCCAAGAGGACATCCCCTTCATCGGTCACGCGATCGAATGCCGCATCAACGCGGAAGACCCCGAAACCTTCATGCCGTGCCCCGGCAAGGTCGGTATCTATCATGCCCCGGGTGGTTTGGGGGTGCGTGTCGATTCCGGCCTCTACACCGGCTACAACGTGCCGCCGCATTACGACAGCATGATCGCCAAGCTGATCGTGCACGGCACCAATCGCAACGAATGCCTGATGCGGTTGCGCCGGGCGTTGTCGGAATACGTCATCGATGGCCTGAAAACGACCATTCCGCTGCACCAAAGGCTGGTCACCGCGCCAGACATCGTCAACGGCGATTACGACATCCACTGGCTCGAACACTTCATGGAGGAAGGCTCGGACTGA
- the accB gene encoding acetyl-CoA carboxylase biotin carboxyl carrier protein, translating into MSKKIDVDDDLIRKLAGLMDDTGLTEIEIGQDNFTVRVARGGTIAAAAAPVAAAPAPAASTEAAPVSHADHPGVVTSPMVGVAYTAAEPGAAPFVNIGDAVSEGQVVLLIEAMKVFNQIKAPRSGTVKKILVESGSPVEFGEPLLIIE; encoded by the coding sequence ATGAGCAAAAAAATCGACGTCGATGACGACCTGATCCGCAAACTGGCTGGCCTGATGGACGACACCGGCTTGACCGAGATCGAGATCGGGCAAGACAATTTCACCGTCCGCGTCGCCCGTGGCGGCACGATCGCCGCCGCTGCGGCACCGGTCGCCGCAGCCCCAGCGCCGGCGGCTTCGACGGAAGCGGCTCCGGTTTCTCACGCCGATCATCCGGGCGTGGTCACGTCACCGATGGTGGGCGTCGCCTACACCGCCGCCGAACCCGGCGCTGCCCCGTTCGTCAACATCGGCGATGCGGTTTCCGAAGGCCAAGTGGTCCTGCTGATCGAAGCCATGAAGGTGTTCAACCAGATCAAGGCCCCGCGCAGCGGCACGGTGAAGAAAATCCTCGTGGAAAGCGGCTCACCAGTCGAATTCGGCGAACCTCTTCTGATCATCGAATAA